The bacterium BMS3Abin08 genome has a window encoding:
- a CDS encoding putative calcium/sodium:proton antiporter, with protein MLDLMKKMRYIILLIVLTLITILSLFLTGTVNGGESHSYLLLITGLGIGIIIILGGCELFANGVECFGDRFNMSHATVGSLLAAIGTAMPETLIPILALLFAGKGHREGIAVGAILGAPFMLGTLAMFLLGITVFIRKLIKKRPRAEMDVNLSAFTFEMKYFLVIMSFLLLISVIKNPLINHITGGLLIVVYGIFFFYSLKHEAEEGEEYTDNFHFGLFLGCPRRVRWISLQILVGLFFIITGANLFIGYLTAFSLKTGIPSLILSLLITPIATELPEKFNSITWTLKGKDTIALGNLSGAMVFQATIPASIGLLFTDWILGTRELFTIGSALFMGGIILCYVSYKKRLPATVLLIGGVFYFIYVLTVFI; from the coding sequence ATGCTCGATCTGATGAAAAAAATGAGATATATCATACTACTTATAGTCCTCACGTTGATAACTATCCTCTCCCTGTTCCTTACAGGAACGGTCAACGGAGGTGAATCACATTCCTATCTCTTACTAATAACAGGCCTGGGGATCGGGATCATTATAATCCTCGGGGGATGTGAACTCTTTGCGAACGGTGTGGAATGTTTCGGAGACAGGTTTAATATGTCCCATGCAACCGTAGGCAGTCTGCTCGCAGCCATTGGGACCGCCATGCCCGAAACCCTGATTCCCATACTTGCGCTCCTCTTTGCCGGTAAAGGACACAGGGAGGGGATAGCCGTAGGCGCTATTCTCGGTGCCCCTTTTATGCTCGGCACCCTTGCTATGTTCCTTCTCGGGATAACGGTCTTTATCCGTAAACTCATCAAGAAACGACCCAGAGCAGAAATGGACGTTAACTTATCAGCATTCACCTTCGAGATGAAGTACTTCCTCGTTATCATGTCTTTTTTGCTTCTGATTTCCGTCATTAAAAATCCTCTGATCAATCATATAACGGGAGGACTTCTGATAGTTGTCTACGGCATATTCTTTTTTTACTCACTGAAACATGAAGCTGAAGAGGGAGAGGAATATACGGATAACTTTCACTTCGGCCTCTTTTTAGGCTGTCCGAGGAGGGTCCGATGGATCTCATTGCAGATACTTGTCGGCCTCTTTTTTATCATTACAGGGGCAAATCTTTTCATCGGGTACCTGACGGCATTCTCTCTTAAGACAGGGATACCCTCTCTGATTCTCTCCCTTCTCATAACTCCCATAGCTACGGAGCTGCCTGAGAAATTCAACTCGATAACCTGGACCTTAAAGGGCAAGGACACAATAGCATTGGGGAATCTCTCCGGTGCAATGGTCTTTCAGGCTACAATACCTGCATCAATCGGCCTTCTCTTTACTGACTGGATATTGGGAACACGTGAGCTGTTCACTATCGGCTCCGCTCTTTTCATGGGGGGGATTATTTTATGCTATGTATCATATAAGAAGAGACTGCCTGCAACAGTTCTCCTTATAGGTGGGGTGTTTTACTTCATTTATGTACTAACCGTATTTATATAA
- a CDS encoding adenylylsulfate reductase subunit alpha encodes MKEFTTEVIETDVLILGGGMGGCGAVVEASYWTKPLGLKVTWVDKAAVDRSGPVAMGLSAINTYMGLDGKVTHDSHQPEDFVKYVTNDQMGLTRQDIIYDIARHVDSSVKTFDKWGLPIWKDENGNYAKSGAWQVAISGESYKIIVAEAAKNAIATLGDKGQLIERVYITHLLKDEKESNRVCGAVGFSVREDKFYVFKANAVYDGLGGAVHVFRPRSQGEGFGRSWMPPFLGGSTYATILQAGGELTQMDVPFVPPRFKDAYGPVGTFFLLFKTPATDVYGDPYVFAYTSETDKWAPYSKIKPCPTPVRNYEMILATKAGKSPLLMHTEKVTERIKKEVTDPKEQKKALKKYESESWEDFLDMTIAGATLWASLNIDPLEKPSELQLGDPCFIGSHAASCGAWACGAPDLMPKEYADAFPEQYNFMTTVNGLFTAGCGIGASAHKFSSGSHVSGRIAAKAAVKYAYDHKGYTPTVSDDTIKKLTEIVFKPVALYEEKKTYTTSPDVNPNYISAHNFLFRLQKIMGEYAGSWETNYETTDKMLETALWKLGLLEEDVEKLGVNLEKNNHELMRAWEAVHRMWVGMACVRTRLARKESRWPGYYHKLDYPDLDEGNKHFINIKYDADKKEWKTIERPMIPIV; translated from the coding sequence ATGAAAGAATTTACAACAGAGGTTATTGAAACCGATGTATTGATACTCGGTGGAGGTATGGGTGGCTGCGGCGCTGTAGTTGAGGCTTCATACTGGACAAAGCCACTGGGTTTAAAGGTAACCTGGGTAGACAAGGCTGCTGTTGACAGGAGTGGTCCTGTTGCAATGGGGCTTTCTGCTATTAATACCTATATGGGGTTAGATGGAAAGGTAACACATGATTCCCATCAGCCTGAGGATTTTGTAAAGTATGTGACAAATGACCAGATGGGTCTTACAAGACAGGACATCATCTATGATATCGCAAGGCATGTGGATTCCTCTGTCAAGACTTTCGATAAATGGGGGCTTCCTATATGGAAGGACGAGAATGGGAATTATGCCAAATCAGGCGCATGGCAGGTGGCGATATCAGGCGAGAGCTACAAGATTATCGTGGCAGAGGCGGCAAAGAATGCCATTGCTACCCTCGGTGATAAGGGCCAGCTCATTGAGAGGGTTTATATCACGCACCTTCTGAAGGATGAGAAGGAGTCAAATAGGGTATGTGGTGCAGTAGGCTTCAGCGTAAGGGAAGATAAATTCTATGTGTTTAAGGCAAATGCGGTTTACGATGGTCTGGGCGGCGCTGTCCATGTATTCAGGCCAAGGTCTCAGGGTGAGGGCTTTGGAAGGTCATGGATGCCTCCATTCCTTGGAGGCTCGACTTATGCCACCATTCTCCAGGCAGGTGGCGAGCTTACACAGATGGATGTGCCATTCGTCCCTCCGAGGTTTAAGGACGCATACGGACCTGTCGGGACATTCTTCCTTCTCTTTAAGACACCTGCAACGGATGTTTATGGGGATCCCTATGTATTTGCATATACATCCGAGACAGATAAGTGGGCGCCGTATTCAAAGATAAAGCCCTGTCCAACACCTGTGAGAAACTACGAGATGATACTCGCAACAAAGGCTGGTAAGTCACCACTGTTAATGCATACAGAGAAGGTGACAGAGAGGATAAAGAAGGAGGTAACAGACCCAAAGGAGCAGAAAAAAGCGCTTAAGAAGTATGAGAGCGAATCATGGGAGGACTTCCTTGATATGACTATTGCGGGTGCAACGCTCTGGGCTTCACTGAATATTGACCCATTGGAAAAACCTTCGGAGCTTCAGTTAGGAGATCCTTGCTTTATAGGTTCACATGCTGCATCCTGCGGTGCATGGGCCTGTGGTGCTCCTGACCTTATGCCAAAAGAATATGCTGATGCATTCCCTGAGCAGTATAACTTTATGACCACTGTCAATGGTCTATTTACAGCAGGTTGCGGCATAGGTGCAAGCGCGCATAAGTTCTCAAGTGGCTCACATGTATCGGGAAGGATTGCAGCAAAGGCAGCAGTGAAGTATGCCTATGATCACAAGGGCTACACGCCGACTGTATCTGATGATACGATAAAGAAACTCACTGAGATAGTTTTTAAACCTGTTGCCCTCTATGAGGAAAAGAAGACATATACAACAAGCCCGGATGTAAATCCTAACTATATCTCAGCGCATAATTTCCTATTCAGGCTGCAGAAGATAATGGGTGAATATGCAGGCAGTTGGGAGACAAATTATGAGACAACCGACAAGATGCTTGAGACAGCTCTCTGGAAATTGGGTTTACTAGAAGAGGATGTAGAGAAGCTCGGTGTTAATCTTGAGAAGAACAATCATGAGCTGATGAGGGCCTGGGAGGCTGTTCACAGGATGTGGGTCGGCATGGCATGTGTAAGGACAAGACTCGCGAGAAAAGAGTCAAGATGGCCTGGATATTACCACAAGTTAGATTACCCGGATCTGGATGAAGGCAACAAACACTTCATAAATATCAAGTATGATGCGGATAAAAAGGAATGGAAGACGATTGAAAGGCCGATGATTCCTATCGTTTAA
- the sat gene encoding sulfate adenylyltransferase, which produces MALVNPHGKEKKLNPLLLEGDELKEEMGKAKDLTHIRMTSRETGDLIMMGIGGFTPLEGFMGHDDWKGVCDEYKMADGTFWPIPITLSTTKGQANSIKEGEEVTLVDEDSGEIMGTMKITEKYTIDKEHECRQVFKTTDTEHPGVAKVMAQADVNLAGPVKVLSEGIFPKEFKGVYMRPDETRRVFEEKGWTTVAAFQTRNPMHRSHEYLAKIAIEICDGVFIHMLLGKLKPGDIPADVRGKAIETLIENYFVKDTIMVGGYPLDMRYAGPREALLHALFRQNFGCSHLIVGRDHAGVGDYYGPFDAHRIFDEIPKDALETQPLKIDWTFWCNKCDQMASMKTCPHSKEDRLILSGTKLRKMLSEGEAVSDKFSRTEVLEILRAYYEGLTEKVEIKMHKYAEGMK; this is translated from the coding sequence ATGGCGTTAGTTAATCCTCATGGAAAAGAGAAAAAACTGAACCCGCTCCTTCTTGAAGGCGATGAACTGAAGGAGGAGATGGGAAAGGCAAAGGACCTGACACACATAAGGATGACCTCGAGGGAGACCGGAGACCTTATAATGATGGGTATCGGCGGGTTTACTCCCCTTGAAGGTTTTATGGGACATGATGACTGGAAGGGTGTTTGTGATGAGTACAAGATGGCTGATGGGACATTCTGGCCCATTCCTATAACGCTCTCCACCACAAAGGGGCAGGCAAACAGCATCAAGGAAGGCGAAGAGGTAACCCTTGTAGATGAAGACAGTGGTGAGATCATGGGAACGATGAAGATTACCGAAAAATATACAATCGACAAGGAGCATGAGTGTCGACAGGTATTCAAGACCACAGATACCGAACATCCGGGTGTTGCAAAGGTTATGGCCCAGGCAGATGTAAATCTTGCCGGTCCGGTAAAGGTCCTGAGTGAGGGTATCTTCCCCAAAGAGTTCAAGGGGGTCTATATGAGGCCCGATGAGACAAGGAGGGTCTTTGAGGAGAAGGGCTGGACCACAGTTGCAGCATTTCAGACCCGTAACCCCATGCACCGCTCCCATGAATACCTCGCCAAGATCGCAATCGAGATATGTGACGGTGTCTTTATCCACATGCTTCTTGGAAAACTCAAGCCCGGGGACATACCGGCAGATGTAAGGGGCAAGGCCATCGAAACCCTTATTGAAAACTATTTCGTGAAGGACACCATCATGGTTGGTGGTTATCCCCTTGACATGAGATACGCAGGTCCGAGAGAGGCGCTTCTGCATGCCCTATTCAGACAGAATTTTGGATGCAGTCATCTTATTGTCGGTCGTGACCATGCAGGTGTTGGTGACTACTATGGTCCTTTTGATGCCCACCGTATCTTTGACGAGATCCCCAAGGATGCCCTTGAGACACAGCCCCTCAAGATTGACTGGACCTTCTGGTGTAACAAGTGTGACCAGATGGCATCGATGAAGACATGCCCCCATAGCAAGGAGGACAGGCTTATCCTGAGCGGGACCAAGCTGCGTAAGATGCTCTCCGAGGGTGAGGCTGTCTCGGATAAGTTCAGCCGGACCGAGGTGCTGGAGATACTTCGCGCTTACTACGAGGGGTTGACGGAAAAGGTCGAGATCAAGATGCATAAATATGCAGAGGGAATGAAGTAA
- a CDS encoding flagellin N-methylase: MFLSRRLVEPIKRTLNSKFKFGCYKGIVCFSKCCSRADVLLTPYDIVRMKNRLGITSGELLDRYTYTHIDEKSSHPYAALKMIDDGGECPFVTDEGCSIYEDRPSNCRYYPIGQGLMIMGSEKGAVNEEFYFFIKDPNCLGYQEEKEWTIETWRIDQGVDLYDEMNKEWKDIQLRRNVSGQPQLDSKKQGMLYMASYDIDRFKKFIFESNFFDLFDIDKEEVEKMKTDEIALMKFGFKYLKYILMLEETLKVKEGYKKKAV, translated from the coding sequence ATGTTTCTGAGTAGAAGGCTTGTTGAACCTATTAAGCGCACACTGAATTCCAAATTCAAATTCGGGTGTTATAAGGGTATCGTCTGTTTTAGTAAATGCTGTAGTCGTGCAGATGTGCTTCTTACACCTTATGACATCGTAAGGATGAAAAATAGATTGGGAATTACTTCAGGAGAGTTACTTGATAGATACACATACACCCATATTGATGAAAAGTCCTCACATCCTTACGCAGCGCTTAAGATGATAGATGATGGAGGGGAATGTCCCTTTGTTACAGATGAAGGCTGTAGTATCTATGAAGACCGTCCTTCCAACTGTAGATATTATCCCATTGGCCAGGGTCTCATGATAATGGGCTCAGAGAAAGGGGCGGTAAATGAAGAGTTCTACTTTTTTATAAAAGACCCCAATTGCCTCGGTTATCAGGAGGAAAAGGAGTGGACGATAGAGACATGGAGGATTGACCAGGGGGTTGACCTTTATGATGAGATGAACAAGGAGTGGAAAGATATTCAGTTAAGGAGAAATGTCTCCGGGCAGCCCCAGCTCGACTCGAAGAAGCAGGGCATGCTTTACATGGCAAGTTATGATATAGATAGGTTCAAGAAATTTATCTTTGAGAGCAATTTTTTTGATCTCTTTGATATTGATAAAGAAGAGGTCGAGAAGATGAAGACTGACGAGATAGCGCTGATGAAATTCGGATTCAAATACCTGAAATATATCCTGATGCTTGAAGAGACATTAAAGGTGAAGGAAGGGTATAAAAAGAAGGCAGTATAA
- a CDS encoding flagellin N-methylase translates to MMYEGVTFQVTPIDLLDRPNKCHSDSFGILLKTRNDSRQAGMTRQAGMKTIGKEFAMNEEYTEEQQISLNDRFKFSCHKGLSCFNTCCNDVNIFLTPYDVLRMRKTTWMPSGEFLKRYTVALLGDEGIPLVVLKMMEDENKSCPFVSPDGCSIYKHRPWSCRMYPIFPASSKEEEFLIKKDLSCLGFSAEGRSASGGKDGRQWTTPEWKKDQGIDIYDKMNELYKEITFHDYFQKGNKLDSGRAKLLYKACYDLNEFKRFLFETNFFDIYDVDNEVIEKIKKDEEELLSFGYRWVRFNLFNEDTFKLKDKAMDKLLQSGGKGLPHVSE, encoded by the coding sequence ATGATGTATGAGGGGGTGACCTTTCAGGTCACCCCCATAGATTTATTAGATAGACCTAACAAGTGTCATTCCGACTCGTTCGGGATCCTTCTTAAAACAAGGAACGATTCCAGACAAGCTGGAATGACAAGACAAGCGGGAATGAAGACCATTGGAAAGGAATTCGCTATGAATGAAGAATATACCGAAGAACAACAAATCTCTCTAAATGACAGATTCAAATTCTCATGTCATAAAGGGCTTTCCTGTTTTAATACATGCTGTAATGATGTAAACATCTTTCTCACACCTTATGATGTCCTGAGAATGAGAAAAACTACATGGATGCCTTCTGGAGAGTTCTTAAAAAGATATACCGTAGCGCTTTTAGGAGATGAGGGAATACCTCTGGTAGTGCTTAAGATGATGGAGGATGAAAATAAAAGCTGCCCTTTTGTCTCCCCGGATGGATGCAGCATATATAAGCACAGGCCATGGTCATGCAGGATGTATCCCATATTCCCGGCTTCCTCGAAGGAGGAAGAATTTCTGATAAAGAAGGATCTTTCATGCCTTGGATTTTCTGCCGAAGGCAGATCCGCCTCTGGAGGAAAAGATGGAAGACAATGGACAACACCGGAGTGGAAGAAAGATCAGGGGATCGATATCTATGATAAAATGAATGAATTATATAAGGAGATCACCTTCCATGATTATTTTCAGAAGGGGAATAAGCTTGATTCTGGAAGGGCGAAGTTGCTCTATAAGGCTTGTTACGACCTGAATGAGTTTAAGAGATTTCTTTTTGAAACTAATTTTTTTGATATCTATGATGTGGACAATGAGGTTATAGAAAAGATAAAGAAAGACGAAGAAGAACTTTTAAGTTTTGGCTATAGATGGGTGAGATTCAATCTATTTAACGAGGATACCTTTAAACTAAAAGATAAGGCAATGGATAAGCTCCTGCAGTCGGGAGGGAAAGGGTTACCCCATGTTTCTGAGTAG
- the adk gene encoding adenylate kinase, with the protein MRIVLLGAPGAGKGTQAKKLIDKYGIPQISTGDILRKAVADGTPLGTEAKSYMNKGELVPDSVVIGLVKERLQQDDCKKGFILDGFPRNTAQAETLDRVLGEMGVPLQIALSVDVDPDVLMKRLTGRRTCRQCGQMYNIYFSPPAKEGICDKCGGELYHRDDDKEETIRKRLEVYENQTAPLIEYYKNKGILKSVNGVGNIEEIFANVCAILDSIK; encoded by the coding sequence ATGAGAATCGTTCTTCTTGGTGCACCAGGAGCAGGCAAGGGGACCCAGGCTAAGAAACTTATCGACAAGTATGGCATTCCACAGATATCTACCGGAGACATCCTCAGAAAGGCCGTAGCAGACGGTACCCCCCTTGGCACAGAGGCAAAGTCCTATATGAATAAGGGAGAACTTGTTCCCGATTCAGTTGTAATCGGGCTTGTTAAGGAGAGGCTGCAGCAGGATGACTGCAAGAAGGGGTTTATACTTGATGGTTTTCCCAGAAATACAGCTCAGGCTGAGACACTTGACCGTGTTTTGGGTGAGATGGGCGTTCCTCTTCAGATAGCGCTTAGTGTGGATGTGGATCCTGATGTCCTTATGAAGAGGCTCACCGGCAGGCGTACCTGCAGGCAGTGCGGTCAGATGTACAACATCTATTTCAGTCCTCCGGCAAAAGAGGGGATCTGCGATAAATGCGGTGGGGAACTCTATCACAGGGATGACGACAAGGAGGAGACGATCAGGAAAAGACTCGAGGTTTATGAGAACCAGACAGCACCTCTGATAGAGTACTATAAAAACAAGGGTATTCTTAAGAGCGTCAATGGAGTGGGTAATATAGAGGAGATTTTTGCAAATGTCTGTGCTATTCTCGACAGCATAAAGTAG
- a CDS encoding adenosine-5'-phosphosulfate reductase beta subunit: protein MPSFVMTEKCDGCKGQDKTACMYICPNDLMMLDKERMKAYNQEPTYCWECYCCVKICPQQAMDVRGYQDFMPLGAASTPLRGTEDIMWTITYRDGRIKRFKYATRTTPEGSIKALEGFPEAKVEDLNNQLLFSEPDMLGVKELPTKK, encoded by the coding sequence ATGCCAAGTTTTGTAATGACAGAAAAATGTGACGGCTGCAAGGGGCAGGATAAAACTGCTTGCATGTACATATGCCCCAATGACCTGATGATGCTGGACAAGGAGAGGATGAAGGCTTACAATCAGGAGCCTACTTATTGCTGGGAGTGCTACTGTTGTGTAAAGATATGTCCACAGCAGGCTATGGATGTGAGGGGATACCAGGACTTTATGCCCCTCGGCGCTGCATCAACTCCCTTGAGAGGGACAGAGGACATCATGTGGACCATCACTTACAGGGATGGAAGGATCAAGAGGTTTAAGTATGCAACGAGGACTACTCCAGAGGGTTCTATAAAGGCGCTTGAGGGATTTCCTGAGGCAAAGGTAGAAGATTTAAACAATCAATTGCTGTTTTCAGAGCCGGATATGCTGGGAGTAAAAGAACTCCCGACAAAAAAATAA